CCGCCTCCCCGGGGAAGACGAGCTCTACGCTCCGCCCCGGGCCCAACCCCCCCCAGAAGGGGCTATCCCCGAGCCGCGCCGCCTTGGCCCAGTTTTGCGGCTTCATCCGTTCCGGCACCCAGATGGGCTTGGCCTGCAGGGCCTCCTGGGGGCTTTTGAGGCTGGTGGCCAGCATCCAGTAGAAGGGGAAGGCCATCCCCAACCCCCCAGCCAGGAGGAGGAGGTGGACCAGGAGGGAAAAGGCCCTAGATCTCATAGTTCACCCGCCGCTCTAAAACCCGCCGCTGCACCAGGGTGAGGACCAGGATGAGCAGGAAGGTCACCATGGCGATGGCGCTAGCGTAGGAGAAATCGGAGTCGCGGAAGCCCTTGTTGTAGAGGTAGAAGGCCAGGGTCAAGGTGTCCTGCAACACCCCGCCCGTGGGGGTCAGAACGTAGACCTGGGTGAAGACCTGGAAGGCCCCGATCACCCCCAGGGTGAAGAGGAAGAAGGTGGTGGGGGAAAGGAGGGGCCAGGTGATGAGGCGGTGTTGCTGGAAAAAGTTGGCCCCGTCCAGCTCCGCCGCCTCGTAGTACTCCTTGGGGATGGCCTGAAGCCCCGCCAAAAGGATCACCACCTGGTACCCCAGGAAGTGCCAGACGCTCATGGCCATCACCGCCACGAAGGCCAGGCTCGGCCCCGCCCAAAAACCCTGGGGCTCGAGGCCCAAGGGCTTAAGGAGAAGGGCGAAGACCCCGGTGGGGGTGTTGAGCCAGTCCAGGCCCGGGGTGCCAAGGAGCCAGTTCAGAAAGCCAAACTCGGGGTGGTAGATCCAGCGCCACACCGCCGCCGCCGCGGTGAGGGCGGTGATGTAGGGGAGGAAGTAAAGGGTGCGGTAAAACCCCTGGAAGGCCACCCCCGTGTTCAGGAGGATGGCGATGGCGGTGGCCAAAAGAAGCCCCGTGGGCACGGTGAAGAGCACGTACCAGAAGGTGTTGCCCAGGGCCCGCCAAAAAAGGGGGTCCTTGAGGAGGATCTGGTAGTTCTCAAGCCCGGCGAAGGCCGCCGGGCGCAGGAAGTTCACCTTCTCAAAGAGGCTTAAGTAGAAGGCGTAAAAGGTGGGAAAGACCTGCCAAACCAAAAGAAGCGCCAAGGCGGGCCAGACCAAGGCCCACCCGTAAAAGGCGGCCTGCTCTTTCTCCCCCATGCGCCGGCCAAAGAGAAGGGCGAAGGCCAGGGGGGCGAGGACGGGCGCAAGGGGAAACCAAGGGGCGAGAAGCCCAAAAAGCAAAAGCGCATGGCGCAGGCCAAAGCGGAGGCCATAAAGGGCCAAGGCGCCGTAGGCGAGAAGGCCCAGGGAAACCACAAAGCCGGGCGCAAAGCGAAGCCTTTCCGCCAGCACCGCCAAGGCCAAAAGGGCCCCCAAGGAAAGGAGAAGGTATAACGGGTACCCCCGCATCCCGTGCCGGAGTATACCAACCCCCTTAGGATGGAAGGCGTGTGGACCCTGACCCTGGACACCGCCACCCCCTATTTGGCCCTGGGCGTCTTCCAGGGCGAGGAGGGGGTGGGCCGGGTGGTGCGCCTGGGAAGGCGGCATGAGGAAGCGCTTTTCCCGCTCTTAGACGAGGTCCTGGCCGAGGTGAGGGCGAGGCGGGAGGACATCGGCGCCCTGGTCCTGGGCACGGGCCCAGGCTCCTACACGGGCCTCCGCATCGCCTTGGCCGCGGGGCTCGGGGTGGCCCTGGCCCAAGGGGCTAAGGTCTACGGGGTAAGCTCCCTCCTGGCCGCCTGCTGGCCCTTTTTGGCGGAGGGTGGGCCTCCCCTCACCCCCCTCTTCACCGCCAGGAACCGCCTCTACTACGGGGCCACCTACGCCAAGCGGGAAGGCAGGCCCCTGGTGCTAACCCCCCCCAGGAAGCTCACGGCGGAGGAGCTTCCCCAAACGGGCCTTCTCCTGGACCCTCCCCCGGACCCCTGGGCCCTTTATGCCCTCAAGCCCTTCGCCCAGGAAGGGGTGGAGCCCCTCTACCTCTAATCCGCCACCACCCCCGGCAGGCGGGGAACCCGGTAGACGTAGCTGGGAAGGGGCTCTTGGAACGGGGTTCCCCGGAGCCTTTCGGCCATGAGGACCAGGTTCTCCCCGGCGATGCGGGCGTCTTCCACCAGCTCCCGGTTTTCCTTGAAGGTGCGAAGCCCCCGCCGATGGGCATACACCAGGCCCAAGGGGGCGAGGACGAAGCCCATGTAGGAAAGGGGCAAAAGCATCTGGCTCAAGGCCTGGCTCGCCCCCTCCTCCTCGGCCACGGCCAAGAGGGCCATGGGCTTGCCCAGGTTCAAAAGCCCCTGGTTCTCCATGGAGGTCATCCGCTCCAAGAGGGCTTTCATCCGGGCGGAAACGCTAAACCAGTACACGGGGGTGGCGAAGACCACGGCGTCGGCGTTCAGGATCCGCTCCGCCACCTTGCCAAACCCGTCCCAGGGCCCCTGCACGCAGGTTTCGGGGCCGCAGGAGGAAGGGTCTTGGGAGTAGTTCCCCACGCACAAGGGAAAGGGGTGCTTCACCAAATCCAGGCGCTCCGTGAGTGCTCCCTTGCGCCTGGCCGCCTCCAAAACCTCGTCTAGAAGCTCCGCCGTAAACCCGTCCGTCCGTGCCGATGCGTTGACGCCGAGCACGCGTAAACTCATAAATATCACCCAGGCACTAAACCTCTTTTAGTATAGCAGACGCATTTAAGGGCGGAAGGCCCCCGCCACAAACTCCCCCATCCCCCGGGCCCGCACGGGGTAGCCCTTTAGCCTGCCCTCCCCCGCCACGGGGCCTTCCCAGTAGGCCACCCGGGTGGTGCGGGAGAGGATCTCCCCCTCCCGGAAAAAGGGGCGCAGGGTGAGGTCCAGGGCCGGCCCCTCTAGGCGCCAAGAAAGGGTGTAGACCCGGCCCGAGGGGCTCCGCCAGGCCTCCAGGGGCAGGAAGGCCAGGTCCACCGCCTCCACCCGCCCCAAGGGGTCCACCCGGCTTCCCAGGACCTGCACCACCCGGCCCCGGGCGTCTTTCACCTGGTAGGCCATGAGCTCGGAGCCGTCGGAGAGGTGGAGGCCGAACCAGTCCCAGGTAGCCTCTAGGCCGGAAAGCTGCTCCCCCCATTGGTGGTCCAGCCAGGCCTCCCCGGCCACCTCCTCCCCCAAGACCCTCCCCCAAGCCCGGGCCCGGGTGTAGGACTGGTAGTACATCCGCCCCGTCTCCTCCGTGCCCGAGTAGCCCGGGGGGTGGACCACGGGGGGCTTTTCCGGGAGGAGGAAAAGGGCCAAGGGGCCCGTCTGGAGGGCAAAACCTTCCCCTTCCCGCTCAAAGCGCCAATCCCCCACCCAAAGCCGCGGCCCCGGCTCCGCCCGGCCCCGGGAGGAGAGGAGGTCCTGATCCGCCACCTCCAGAAACCGCCTTTCCCCCGTGCCCAGGTGGGTGAGGGCCAGGTGGGCGGCGTGGAAGGGGCCGAAAAGGCTTCCCGGCAGGCCCAGGATGCGGTAGGCAGGCGGGGGGTAGGCCTTGAAAAAGGCGAAGTGGAAGGCGTAGGGCCCGGCGAAGCCCGAGGCGTACCACCACTCCAAGGGAGCCGGCTTGGGGTCCCAGTCCCCGGGGTCGGGAAGCCGTCCGGGGTCCACCCCCAAGAGGGCGGGGGCGCAGGCAGAAAGGAGGAGAGCGAGAAGGAAGAACCGCTTCATAGGTGGCCTCCCTTTCAGGATACAAGGGGAGGTACAAGGCCCCCGTGGCCCAGCCGACAAAGCCCCTCGGGCTAAGCTAGTCCCCATGACGGACACCCACGCCCACCTGGACTTTCTGGAACCCGAGGAGCTGGAGGAGGCCAAGGCCCACCTGGGCGAACTCAAGGCGGTCCTCACCCTGGGGGTGGACCCAAGCCGCTGGGAGAGGACCCTGGCCCTAGCCCAAGGCAACGTGTACGCCGCCCTCGGCCTCCATCCCACCAGCGCCCACCTCCTCTCCCCCGAGGTGGAGGAGGCGTTGCGCCACTACGCCCGCCACGGGCGGGTCAGGGCCATCGGGGAAACCGGCTTGGACTACTACTGGACCCCGGAGACCAAGGCCGCCCAGCACAAGGCCCTGGACTTCCAGGCGGCCTTGGCGGAGGAGCGGGGACTCCCCTTGGTCCTCCACGTGCGGAGCAAGGACGCAAGCGCCGAGGAGGACCTCGCCGCCTGGCTCCTCCTCCACCGCCCCAAGCGGGCCGTGCTCCACGCCTTCGGGGGGCACCCCGCCTTGGAGTGGGCGGGCCTCGAGGTGGGGGCCTACTTCAGCTTTGCCGGCCCCCTCACCTACAGGAAAAACGAGGCCCTCCGGGAGGTGGCGAAACGCCTCCCCGAGGACCGCCTCCTGGTGGAAACCGACACCCCCTTCCTCCCCCCCGAACCCCACCGGGGCAAGCGCAACCGCCCCCACTATGTGCGCTTCACCCTGGCCAAGCTAGCGGAGGTGCGGGGGCTAACCTTGGCCGAGGCGGAGGCCCTCACGGACCAAAACGCCCAGGTATGCTTTGGGTGGTGATGCGAAGGCTCCTCTTTACCCTAATCTTTCTCCTCCTCGCCGCCCTGGCGGCGCCCCGGCTGGTGGTGGAGCCCGAGGACGGGGTGGCGCCCCTCTTGGACCTCATCCGCGCCGCCAAGACGGAGATCCTGGTCAAGGCCTACCTCTGGACCCCAAGCCGCATGGACGTGGTGGAGGCGTTGGGGGAGGCGGTGGCCCGGGGGGTCAAGGTGCGGGTCCTCCTGGAGCGGGAGCCCTCGGGCGGACGGGCGGACCTCACGGTCTACCAGGCCCTGAAGGAACGGGGGGTGGAGGTGCGCCTCACCACCCCCTTCCGCTTCGTCTTCGTCCACGAGAAGAGCCTGGTGGTGGACCGCAAGTGGGCCTGGGTGGGGACCATGAACTTCACGGGAAGCTCCTTTGGGGCCAACCGGGAGTACGCCCTCATCCTGGACGACCCCAAGCAGGTGGCGGAGGTGGCCCGGGTCTTCGAGGCGGACTGGAAGGGGGAGCGCCTGGACCTCTCCCGGTCCCTCCTCGTCTGGGCCCCAAGCCGCGTCTTGGGCGGGGTCAAGGAGGGGAACGCCCGCGAGGTCCTCCTTTCCCTCATCCAAGGGGCCAAGCGCGAGCTCTTCCTAGAGCACCAGGCCATGGCGGACCCGGAGGTGGTGGCCGCCCTGAAAGCGGCCTTGGCCCGGGGGGTCAGGGTGCGCCTGGTGGGAAGCCCCGCCGAGCCTGGGGACACCTACTTCCTGGCGGGGGCAGAGGCCCTCAAGGCGGCAGGGGCCGAGGTGCGCTTCCTCCCCGACCCCTACGTCCACGCCAAGGTGCTGGTGCAAGACGGGGAGGTGGCCCTTTTGGGAAGCCTCAACCTGAGCGCCAACTCCCTAAACGCCAACCGCGAGCTCGCCGTGCGCCTTTCCCGCAAGGAGGCCCCGGAGGCCTTCGCCCGCCTCCTGGCGGTGATGGAAAAGGACTTCCAAGCGGGGCTAAAGGAAAACCCCTTCGCCCTGCCCGAGGTGGAAGGGACCATCCCCTGGCAGGAAGCCCCCCGGTATTTCGGCCGGGTGGCCCGGGTGGAAGGGGTGATCCAGCGGGTGGAGGACCGGGGCACCGTGGCCTTCCTCCACTTCGGCACGGGGGAAAGCGACCTGCGCCTGGCGGTCTTCCCGCGCAGCTATGGCCTTTTCCAACAGCCCTTCCCCCAAAGCTATCTGGGCAAGAAGGTGCGGGCCAAAGGGCGCATCGTCCTCTACGCTGGCTACTACGAGATTGTCTTGGAAGGCCCCGAGGCCCTCGAGGTCCTGGATGGAAGCCCTTAAGGCCTTGGGCTACGAGGTGAGCCCCATCGAAGGGGGGTGGTATGGGGAAAAGCGCTGGGGCGGCGTGGTCTACCAGGTATTCTACGGGGAAGGGGGGGACCTTAGGCTTCGCCGGCGCCGCTTTCTCCGGGAGGAAGCCGGCCCCAAGACCCTGGCCGGGGTGGCGGGGGAGTGGGTGGCCCGCCTAGAGGTGGAGGAAAACTTCTTCGCCGTGGCGGAGCCCGAGGCGCTTCCCGAGCTGGTGGTGGCCTTCGAGCGGCTTGACCTCCCCCAGGAAAGCCCCTAAACTTAGGCGCAACATGCGCCGGCGCTTGCTTAACAACAGCTAGCTGGGGGGCGGCGCACCCGACCCCCCCGGTCCCCATGGCCGGGGGGGTTAGCGCTATAGGGAGGGAAGGATGCGCGTACTGGTGAAGGACCTAAAGGAGCACGTGGGCAAAGAGGTGGAGCTTCTAGGCTTTCTCCACTGGCGCCGGGACCTGGGGAAGGTGCAGTTCCTCCTCCTGCGGGACCGAAGCGGGGTAGTGCAGGTGGTCACGGGGGGCAGGAAGCTTCCCCTACCCGAGTCCTCCCTCCGGGTGCGGGGGGTGGTGGTGGTAAGCCCCAAGGCCCCGGGGGGCCTCGAGGTCCAGGCCCGGGACCTGGAGGTCCTCTCCCCCGCCCTGGAACCCACCCCGGTGGAGATCCCCAAGGAGGAGTGGCGGGCCCACCCCGACACCCTCCTGGAATACCGTTACGTGACCCTAAGGGGGGAAAAGGCCCGCGCCCCCCTTAAGGTCCAAGCCGCCTTGGTGCGGGGCTTCCGCCGCTACTTGGACCGGCAGGACTTCACGGAGATCTTCACCCCCAAGGTGGTGCGGGCCGGGGCGGAAGGGGGCTCGGGGCTTTTCGGCGTGGACTACTTTGAACACCGGGCCTACCTGGCCCAGTCGCCCCAGCTCTACAAGCAGATCATGGTGGGGGTGTTCGAGCGGGTCTACGAGGTAGCCCCGGTGTGGCGCATGGAGGAGCACAACACCAGCCGCCACCTGAACGAGTACCTCTCCCTGGACGTGGAGATGGGCTTCCTCAGGGGGGAAGAAGACCTCATGCGCCTGGAGGAGGAGCTCCTTCAGGAAATGTTGGAGGAGGCCCTCACCAGCGCGGGGAACGAGATCCGGCTCCTCGAGGCCGAGTGGCCCTCCATCCCCAAGGACATCCCCCGCCTAACCCTGGCGGAGGCCCGCCGCCTCCTCAAGGAGGAGCTCGGCTACCCCGCCGGGCAGGACCTCTCCGAGGAGGCGGAGCGCCTTTTGGGCCAGTACGCCAAGGAGCGCTGGGGTACGGACTGGCTCTTCCTCACCCGCTACCCCAAGGCGGTGCGCCCCTTCTACACCTACCCCGAGCCCGACGGCACCACCCGGAGCTTTGACCTCCTCTTCCGCGGCCTGGAGATCACCTCGGGAGGCCAGCGCATCCACCGCTACGAGGAGCTTTTGCGAAGCCTAGAGGAAAAGGGCATGGACCCCGAGGGCTTCAAGGGGTACCTGGAGGTCTTCAAGTACGGCATGCCCCCCCATGGGGGCTTCGCCATCGGGGCGGAAAGGCTCACGCAAAAGCTCCTGGGCCTGCCCAACGTGCGCTACGCCCGGGCCTTTCCCCGAGACCGCCATCGGCTTACCCCCTAGTTCAAAAACACATGTTGACGGAAAAGGGGGTTTCATATAAGGTAAAGTTTGTGCTCTTTGGTCGGGCCAAGGGAGCACGGTAAGAGCCAGCCACCGCAAGGGACCTACCCCTTGCGGAAGAACCCTGTTAGCTTACCTCGGGCGGCCCGCTTACCCTTTGAGGTGACGCATGGAGATTAAGCGGTTTGGTCGCATCCGAGAGGTTATTCCTTTGCCTCCCCTTACGGAAATCCAGGTGGCTTCCTACAAGAAGGCCCTTCAGGCGGACGTCCCCCCCGACAAGCGGGAGAACGTGGGCATCCAAGCGGCCTTCAAGGAGACCTTCCCCATCGAGGAGGGGGACAAGGGCAAGGGCGGTCTGGTCCTGGACTTCTTGGAGTACCGCATCGGAGAGCCTCCCTTTCCCCCCGACGAGTGCCGGCAGAAGGACCTGACCTACCAGGCTCCCTTGTACGCCCGTCTCCAGCTCATCCACAAGGACACGGGGCTCATCAAGGAGGACGAGGTCTTCCTAGGCCACATCCCCCTGATGACCGAAGACGGCTCCTTTATTATCAACGGGGCCGACCGGGTCATCGTTTCCCAGATCCACCGCTCCCCCGGGGTGTACTTCACCCCCGACCCCACCCGCCCCGGTCGGTACATTGCCAGCATCATCCCCTTGCCCAAGCGGGGACCTTGGATTGACCTGGAATTGGAGACGAACGGCACCGTCTCCATGAAGGTCAACAAGCGCAAGTTCCCCCTGATCCTGCTCCTCAGGGTCCTGGGGTACGACGCCGAAACCTTGAACCGCGAGCTTGGGGCCTACGGGGAGCTGGTGCAAGGTCTACTGGACGAGGCGGTGCTCGCCATGCGCCCCGAGGAAGCCCTGGTGCGCCTCTTCACCCTGCTCCGCCCGGGGGACCCGCCCAAGAAGGACAAGGCCCTGGCCTACCTCTATGGCCTCCTGGCCGACCCCCGGCGCTACGACCTGGGAGAGGCGGGGCGGTACAAAGCGGAGGAGAAGCTCGGCATCCGCCTCACGGGCCGTACCCTGGCCCGCTTCGAGGACGGGGAGTTCAAGGACGAGGTCTTCCTGCCCACCCTGCGCTACCTCTTCGCCCTCACCGCTGGGGTGCCGGGCCACGAGGTGGACGACATCGACCACCTGGGCAACCGCCGCATCCGCACGGTGGGGGAGCTCATGGCCGACCAGTTCCGGGTGGGCTTAAGCCGCCTGGCCCGCGGGGTGCGGGAGCGCATGGTTATGGGCGGGGATGCCCTGACCCCGGCCAAGCTGGTGAACAATCGGCCCCTCGAGGCCGCCATCCGCGAGTTCTTCAGCCGTAGCCAGCTCTCCCAGTTCAAGGACGAGACCAACCCCCTTTCCTCCTTGCGGCACAAGCGCCGCATCTCCGCCTTGGGCCCAGGGGGGCTTACCCGGGAGCGGGCGGGCTTTGACGTGCGCGACGTCCACCGCACCCACTACGGCCGCATCTGCCCGGTGGAGACCCCGGAAGGGGCCAACATCGGCCTCATCACCTCCTTGGCCGCCTACGCCCGGGTGGACGAGCTGGGCTTCATCCGCACCCCCTACCGCCGGGTGGTGAACGGGGTGGTGACGGACGAGGTGGCCTACATGACCGCCACGGAGGAGGACCGCTTCACCATCGCCCAGGCCAACACCCCCCTCGAGGGCAACCGCATTGCCACAGACCGGGTGGTGGCCCGGCGGCGCGGGGAGCCCGTGATCGTAAGCCCGGAAGAGGTGGAGTTCATGGACGTCTCCCCCAAGCAGGTCTTCTCCGTGAACACCAACCTCATCCCCTTCCTGGAGCACGACGACGCCAACCGGGCCCTGATGGGTTCCAACATGCAGACCCAGGCGGTGCCCCTCATCCGGGCCCAGGCCCCGGTGGTGATGACGGGCCTGGAGGAGCGGGTGGTGCGGGACTCCTTGGCCGCCCTGTACGCCGAGGAGGACGGGGAGGTGGTGGCAGTGGACGGCCGCCGCATTGCCGTGCGTTACGAGGACGGCCGCCTGGTGGAATACCCCTTGCGCCGCTACGTGCGCTCCAACCAGGGCACCGCCTTGGACCAACGCCCCCGGGTGGTGGTGGGCCAGAAGGTGAAGAAGGGGGACCTCCTGGCGGACGGCCCCGCCTCCGAGGAGGGCTTCTTGGCCCTGGGGCAGAACGTCCTGGTGGCCATCATGCCCTTTGACGGCTACAACTTTGAGGACGCCATCGTCATCAGCGAGGAGCTCCTGAAGCGGGACTTCTACACCTCCATCCACATCGAGCGCTACGAGATCGAGGCCCGGGACACCAAACTGGGCCCCGAGCGCATCACCCGGGACATCCCCCATCTCTCCGAGGCGGCCTTGCGCGACCTGGACGAGGAGGGTGTGGTGCGCATCGGCGCCGAGGTGAAGCCGGGCGACATCCTGGTGGGCCGCACCAGCTTCAAGGGCGAGCAGGAGCCCTCCCCCGAGGAGCGCCTCCTCCGCTCCATCTTTGGCGAGAAGGCCCGGGACGTGAAGGACACCTCCTTGCGGGTGCCCCCCGGGGAAGGGGGCATCGTGGTGGGTACCCTGCGCCTCAAGCGGGGCGACCCGGGGGTGGAGCTCAAGCCCGGGGTGCGGGAGGTGGTGCGGGTCTTCGTGGCGCAAAAGCGCAAGCTCCAAGTGGGGGACAAGCTGGCCAACCGCCACGGGAACAAGGGCGTGGTGGCCAAGATCCTCCCCGTGGAGGACATGCCCCACCTGCCGGACGGCACCCCGGTGGACGTGATCCTGAACCCCCTGGGGGTGCCGAGCCGGATGAACCTGGGGCAGATCCTGGAAACCCACCTGGGCCTGGCGGGCTACTTCCTGGGCCAGCGCTACATCTCCCCGGTGTTTGACGGGGCCACGGAGCCCGAGATCAAGGAGCTCTTGGCCGAGGCCTTTGACCTTTACTTTGGCAAGCGCAAGGCCGAGGGCTTCGGGGTGGACAAGCGGGAGAAAGAGGTCCTGGCACGGGCCACGAAGCTTGGCTTGGTGAGCCCGGACAAGAGCCCGGAGGAACAGCTCAAGGAGCTCTTCACCCAGGGCAAGGTGGTGCTCTACGATGGCCGTTCCGGCGAGCCCATTGAGGGGCCCATCGTGGTGGGGCAGATGTTCATCATGAAGCTCTACCACATGGTGGAGGACAAGATGCACGCCCGCTCCACCGGCCCCTACTCCCTCATCACCCAGCAACCTTTGGGCGGCAAGGCCCAGTTCGGTGGCCAGCGCTTCGGGGAGATGGAGGTATGGGCCCTCGAGGCCTACGGGGCCGCCCACACCCTGCAGGAGATGCTTACCCTCAAGTCCGACGACATAGAAGGCCGCAACGCCGCCTACGAGGCCATCATCAAGGGCGAGGACGTGCCCGAGCCCAGCGTGCCCGAGTCCTTCCGCGTCTTGGTCAAGGAGCTACAGGCCCTGGCCCTGGACGTGCAGACCCTGGACGAGAAGGACAACCCCGTGGACATCTTCGAGGGCCTGGCGTCCAAGCGCTAAAAACCCGGAGGAACGATGAAAAAGGAAGTCCGCAAGGTCCGCATCGCCCTGGCCTCCCCCGAAAAGATCCGCTCCTGGAGCTACGGGGAGGTGGAGAAGCCGGAAACCATCAACTACCGCACCCTGAAGCCCGAACGGGACGGGCTCTTTGACGAGCGCATCTTCGGTCCCATCAAGGACTACGAGTGCGCCTGCGGCAAGTACAAGCGCCAGCGCTTTGAGGGCAAGGTGTGCGAGCGCTGCGGCGTGGAGGTGACCAAGAGCATCGTGCGCCGCTACCGCATGGGGCACATCGAGCTCGCCACCCCCGCCGCCCACATCTGGTTCGTCAAGGACGTGCCCTCCAAGATCGGCACCCTCCTGGACCTTTCCGCCACCGAGCTGGAGCAGGTGCTCTACTTCAGCAAGTACATCGTCTTGGACCCCAAGGGGGCCATCCTGAACGGCGTACCC
The Thermus sp. LT1-2-5 genome window above contains:
- a CDS encoding sugar ABC transporter permease, with amino-acid sequence MRGYPLYLLLSLGALLALAVLAERLRFAPGFVVSLGLLAYGALALYGLRFGLRHALLLFGLLAPWFPLAPVLAPLAFALLFGRRMGEKEQAAFYGWALVWPALALLLVWQVFPTFYAFYLSLFEKVNFLRPAAFAGLENYQILLKDPLFWRALGNTFWYVLFTVPTGLLLATAIAILLNTGVAFQGFYRTLYFLPYITALTAAAAVWRWIYHPEFGFLNWLLGTPGLDWLNTPTGVFALLLKPLGLEPQGFWAGPSLAFVAVMAMSVWHFLGYQVVILLAGLQAIPKEYYEAAELDGANFFQQHRLITWPLLSPTTFFLFTLGVIGAFQVFTQVYVLTPTGGVLQDTLTLAFYLYNKGFRDSDFSYASAIAMVTFLLILVLTLVQRRVLERRVNYEI
- the tsaB gene encoding tRNA (adenosine(37)-N6)-threonylcarbamoyltransferase complex dimerization subunit type 1 TsaB, coding for MEGVWTLTLDTATPYLALGVFQGEEGVGRVVRLGRRHEEALFPLLDEVLAEVRARREDIGALVLGTGPGSYTGLRIALAAGLGVALAQGAKVYGVSSLLAACWPFLAEGGPPLTPLFTARNRLYYGATYAKREGRPLVLTPPRKLTAEELPQTGLLLDPPPDPWALYALKPFAQEGVEPLYL
- a CDS encoding NAD(P)H-dependent oxidoreductase, which translates into the protein MSLRVLGVNASARTDGFTAELLDEVLEAARRKGALTERLDLVKHPFPLCVGNYSQDPSSCGPETCVQGPWDGFGKVAERILNADAVVFATPVYWFSVSARMKALLERMTSMENQGLLNLGKPMALLAVAEEEGASQALSQMLLPLSYMGFVLAPLGLVYAHRRGLRTFKENRELVEDARIAGENLVLMAERLRGTPFQEPLPSYVYRVPRLPGVVAD
- a CDS encoding lipocalin family protein, which translates into the protein MKRFFLLALLLSACAPALLGVDPGRLPDPGDWDPKPAPLEWWYASGFAGPYAFHFAFFKAYPPPAYRILGLPGSLFGPFHAAHLALTHLGTGERRFLEVADQDLLSSRGRAEPGPRLWVGDWRFEREGEGFALQTGPLALFLLPEKPPVVHPPGYSGTEETGRMYYQSYTRARAWGRVLGEEVAGEAWLDHQWGEQLSGLEATWDWFGLHLSDGSELMAYQVKDARGRVVQVLGSRVDPLGRVEAVDLAFLPLEAWRSPSGRVYTLSWRLEGPALDLTLRPFFREGEILSRTTRVAYWEGPVAGEGRLKGYPVRARGMGEFVAGAFRP
- a CDS encoding TatD family hydrolase → MTDTHAHLDFLEPEELEEAKAHLGELKAVLTLGVDPSRWERTLALAQGNVYAALGLHPTSAHLLSPEVEEALRHYARHGRVRAIGETGLDYYWTPETKAAQHKALDFQAALAEERGLPLVLHVRSKDASAEEDLAAWLLLHRPKRAVLHAFGGHPALEWAGLEVGAYFSFAGPLTYRKNEALREVAKRLPEDRLLVETDTPFLPPEPHRGKRNRPHYVRFTLAKLAEVRGLTLAEAEALTDQNAQVCFGW
- a CDS encoding phospholipase D-like domain-containing protein yields the protein MLWVVMRRLLFTLIFLLLAALAAPRLVVEPEDGVAPLLDLIRAAKTEILVKAYLWTPSRMDVVEALGEAVARGVKVRVLLEREPSGGRADLTVYQALKERGVEVRLTTPFRFVFVHEKSLVVDRKWAWVGTMNFTGSSFGANREYALILDDPKQVAEVARVFEADWKGERLDLSRSLLVWAPSRVLGGVKEGNAREVLLSLIQGAKRELFLEHQAMADPEVVAALKAALARGVRVRLVGSPAEPGDTYFLAGAEALKAAGAEVRFLPDPYVHAKVLVQDGEVALLGSLNLSANSLNANRELAVRLSRKEAPEAFARLLAVMEKDFQAGLKENPFALPEVEGTIPWQEAPRYFGRVARVEGVIQRVEDRGTVAFLHFGTGESDLRLAVFPRSYGLFQQPFPQSYLGKKVRAKGRIVLYAGYYEIVLEGPEALEVLDGSP
- the aspS gene encoding aspartate--tRNA(Asn) ligase codes for the protein MRVLVKDLKEHVGKEVELLGFLHWRRDLGKVQFLLLRDRSGVVQVVTGGRKLPLPESSLRVRGVVVVSPKAPGGLEVQARDLEVLSPALEPTPVEIPKEEWRAHPDTLLEYRYVTLRGEKARAPLKVQAALVRGFRRYLDRQDFTEIFTPKVVRAGAEGGSGLFGVDYFEHRAYLAQSPQLYKQIMVGVFERVYEVAPVWRMEEHNTSRHLNEYLSLDVEMGFLRGEEDLMRLEEELLQEMLEEALTSAGNEIRLLEAEWPSIPKDIPRLTLAEARRLLKEELGYPAGQDLSEEAERLLGQYAKERWGTDWLFLTRYPKAVRPFYTYPEPDGTTRSFDLLFRGLEITSGGQRIHRYEELLRSLEEKGMDPEGFKGYLEVFKYGMPPHGGFAIGAERLTQKLLGLPNVRYARAFPRDRHRLTP
- a CDS encoding DNA-directed RNA polymerase subunit beta, with the translated sequence MEIKRFGRIREVIPLPPLTEIQVASYKKALQADVPPDKRENVGIQAAFKETFPIEEGDKGKGGLVLDFLEYRIGEPPFPPDECRQKDLTYQAPLYARLQLIHKDTGLIKEDEVFLGHIPLMTEDGSFIINGADRVIVSQIHRSPGVYFTPDPTRPGRYIASIIPLPKRGPWIDLELETNGTVSMKVNKRKFPLILLLRVLGYDAETLNRELGAYGELVQGLLDEAVLAMRPEEALVRLFTLLRPGDPPKKDKALAYLYGLLADPRRYDLGEAGRYKAEEKLGIRLTGRTLARFEDGEFKDEVFLPTLRYLFALTAGVPGHEVDDIDHLGNRRIRTVGELMADQFRVGLSRLARGVRERMVMGGDALTPAKLVNNRPLEAAIREFFSRSQLSQFKDETNPLSSLRHKRRISALGPGGLTRERAGFDVRDVHRTHYGRICPVETPEGANIGLITSLAAYARVDELGFIRTPYRRVVNGVVTDEVAYMTATEEDRFTIAQANTPLEGNRIATDRVVARRRGEPVIVSPEEVEFMDVSPKQVFSVNTNLIPFLEHDDANRALMGSNMQTQAVPLIRAQAPVVMTGLEERVVRDSLAALYAEEDGEVVAVDGRRIAVRYEDGRLVEYPLRRYVRSNQGTALDQRPRVVVGQKVKKGDLLADGPASEEGFLALGQNVLVAIMPFDGYNFEDAIVISEELLKRDFYTSIHIERYEIEARDTKLGPERITRDIPHLSEAALRDLDEEGVVRIGAEVKPGDILVGRTSFKGEQEPSPEERLLRSIFGEKARDVKDTSLRVPPGEGGIVVGTLRLKRGDPGVELKPGVREVVRVFVAQKRKLQVGDKLANRHGNKGVVAKILPVEDMPHLPDGTPVDVILNPLGVPSRMNLGQILETHLGLAGYFLGQRYISPVFDGATEPEIKELLAEAFDLYFGKRKAEGFGVDKREKEVLARATKLGLVSPDKSPEEQLKELFTQGKVVLYDGRSGEPIEGPIVVGQMFIMKLYHMVEDKMHARSTGPYSLITQQPLGGKAQFGGQRFGEMEVWALEAYGAAHTLQEMLTLKSDDIEGRNAAYEAIIKGEDVPEPSVPESFRVLVKELQALALDVQTLDEKDNPVDIFEGLASKR